The genomic stretch CTGCGATGCCGTTGCTCCCGCTCTAACCGGTGGTGCAGGGAGAGAAGGAGCAAGAGGGAAGAGTGGCGTGCGGCGACGACAGGGATGTGGgcgcgaggagagaggaggagaacCAGCGACGCGGTCGGGGATTGGGTAGGGTTTCCCCCGAAAACTGGTTTTGTCTCACGTTACTGAGTTGCGAGGAAAGCCCCAAACTACCCATGCGGGTGGAGTTTTTTCCAACCGAATCAAAGCTCACCCGCAGTCACTGACGAGCGGACCCAaccgaaggtgggacccacctgcagACGGGGCGGGTAACAAACGGCCGTTGCATGGGAGAGAAGGAGCAAGAGGGAAGAGTGGCGTGCGGCGACGACAGGGATGTGGGCGCGAGGAGAGACGAGGAGAACCAGCGACGCGGTCGGGGATTgggtagggtttcccccggaaacTGGTTTTGTCTCACGTTACTGAGTTGCGAGGAAAGCCCAAACTACCCATGCGGGTGGAGTTTTTTCCAACCGAATCAAAGCTCACCCGCAGTCACTGACGAGCGGACCCAACCGAAGGTGGGACCCACGTGCAGACGGGGCGGGTAACAAACGGTcgttgcatggggttagctagtggGAGGATTCTGCGGGAAAATGTCCACACGCGCGGAGAGCCAAACAAGACGCTCGGTTCTAGCCAAAATCAACGGCTGAGATGCGCTGATGAGGTGATCCGATGGCCCAGAAGCGCagatcgctgtgaggccccctatggggccATCAATTATACCTTGAAAATGGCCACACGCGCGGAGAGCCAAACAAGACGCTCGGTTCTGGCCAAAATCAACAGCTGAGATGCGCTGATGAGGTGATCCGATGGCCCAGAAGCGCAGATCGCTGTGAGGCCCCTATGGAGGgcatcaattatacctttagatgcacACAAGGGCATTCCACTTTCACGCGTATGTCGGAAATGGTAACAGACAAACAACATATGGATGGTATCAACCCCATCTACAATCCATGCGAGcaaccaaaccaaatttgaaagtctttttttttttgttttttgcatgTGGAGACCTTATTCAGGACCTCCCAAATCCTAAGCTCATGCAGGTTGACAATCTGAAATCGTGTGGTCACCTTTTGCAGTAGTATTTGGCCAGTGAACTGATTTTCATCTTATTAAGTAGAAACACATAATATCACACAACATGTGTTTATTAACGGAGGATACAACAAGCTTACATACAACTTAATTATAGGCCAGCATCGACATAATTCCTCGAGAGAGAAAAGACGAtaacgccgccgccgacggcgtGATACTGATATCGTCGGCACGCACACAGAGCCACACAGGTAGACACGATGACTAGATCTGCTCATCTCGTGGGAGCATTATTTTGGGTGGAATATATGTTACGCCATATTCCGAGCCTCTTTAACCCGTCGATCAGTGCTTGCATGGTCCACCACAGGTGCCGTCGACGGTGCTCTTCATGTCGGCGCAGCGGTACGTCATCTTAGGCTTGGTCGTCACCACGCGGCATTGCGAGCAGCCCTTGGGGCACTTGGGATGGGCGTCGTCGCAGACGTCGACCCCGGAGAAGGACCTGCAGTTGTTGCAGCACTTGGGGAAGAAGTCGGCTGAACGCCATGGCGATAGCATCACATCAGCTAATCAGTAGGCTCAAACGAGGAGAAGGCGATCGAAGAACTTGGGACAGAACGAATGAATAAGCAGCAGCGATCTACGACGGCGGCGTACCGTTCACGTGCGAGAGGATGCCCATGACGAGGATGGCCTGGAGAACGAGGATCGCCACgagcttggtgttcttcatcgttGCTAGCTTCTTCTGAGCTTTTGGATCGTGGAATGATTTGTGTAGTAGGCTGGTCAGGTGATGGGCAAAGCGGCAAAGCAGCTCTATATATAGCGGTGGATCGGTTAAGCGGCATGATTGGCCGCCAGGCTGCGATCGGGTAGGTAGGGAGATAAAGATGTTTGACTCCTTGCTTGGAAAAATTGGACTTGTTTTCCTTTTCTCATAGGCGGCTTGGATTGTTTGGTGTGCTTCCCTCACATCTATTTGGATCAGTGGGTTGGATCGGCCGCGGGAAAAAGACGTTTGTCGAACTCGGCGCTACAGGATTTACAATACTGAACCCTAGTATGGACTATTTACGGtacttaggccatctccaacgagGCAACCCATCTCGCGTCCGTGAGTCCGGATGGATCGCGCCGGACAAAGACGCGGTCCAACGCAACGACACATTCTAAAAGCGGATGGCCGCGGTGTTCGAGACGACCCAAAATCGGTTCAAATCTAAGCCAGATTTGTGTGACCGTGGATGGCACGCGGAGTCCTCCCGCGTCCGCCTGCTCGCATCACGCATGCCAGGAGGAGAAGGAGCGGCACCTCCGCCTCAAGCACGAGGTGGAGCTGCAGGCTactgcggcggagcagcgggagaAGGAAGCGGTGTGGCTGGCATGCTTGCGCAGGCCAGCCAGCCCTCCGGACCCATGGTCGGCCTAGGAACAGGCCCAGAGGTCACCGTGGCCGAAATCCCCGGCGCTCCGGCGTCTCAGGCCGCAATAGTGCCTTGCCGTCCGGGGGCGGCGTCGTCATCGACTCCGCCGCCGATGACAAGTTCTACTAGGGCTAGGCGGCACGTCGACGGCCACCGCGTCCCAAAACCTAGCTagggttttatatttttttagttatttaaaagcccatatagggctttcttttgtataaatttgtccaaaatagggcatatgtttaatgaaaTGTGTTTTACTTATTATTGATTTCCTCTTTTttgtctctttttatttttcgtgCGTTGGCACGTTGGACGCACCTGGCGACCCAAATAAACTGTCGACCATGTCCGCGTATCCGCACGATCATCCATCCAAACGGTTGCATCCGAACAGCCCAACATGTCTTGTCTAGGTCTttccgttggagatggccttaaaCCTAGGATAGGCACAACCAACAACATGTAACATAAGAGAACCAACTTGAGATTAGGTGGTTAGGATGGTGATTGTACCCCCAACCCACCAGAGTTTAAActtcaggtttgacatctgtgtggctCATAAAGGCgatatattcattcagtgggagacgatgtttccgtcgacagcgatgcgcctgtggtgacttcgtcaattcaaGATTCAAAGTCTTTCTAAGTTGCTCATAGAGATAGTGTATGTATTCATAGAGATGAGTGTATGCGTGTGTATGTGGACACCTACGTTTGTACTGTATTCCTAGAAAAAATGTAA from Lolium rigidum isolate FL_2022 chromosome 4, APGP_CSIRO_Lrig_0.1, whole genome shotgun sequence encodes the following:
- the LOC124646512 gene encoding uncharacterized protein LOC124646512 — encoded protein: MKNTKLVAILVLQAILVMGILSHVNADFFPKCCNNCRSFSGVDVCDDAHPKCPKGCSQCRVVTTKPKMTYRCADMKSTVDGTCGGPCKH